In Lactuca sativa cultivar Salinas chromosome 5, Lsat_Salinas_v11, whole genome shotgun sequence, the DNA window CATACGTTCttggatgcatgcaagcatctataaatattaaaccctacaaaataactcacggatagacatgcccataccggagattaaatggactaagtatcgagcccaagacgcaacactatcTGGACCTAACAGGTGAAGTATCCACAGGTTCATCGACCGGACCCATTAACAGGGACATGTAAAGTTTCCGAAAGAAGGAGGAGAATCCATATGGGGTGGCTGGAGAAGAGATATTGATAGATGAGACGAGAGGTGAGTACCTTTGAAATCATTCTTCCCCTGCCTCTTTTTTACCCTCTTTCTGCATCTCCAATATATTTTTTTACGATGTGTACCTTTGAAATCACAACAGGAGGTACTATTATTTACATAATATATTATAGAGAAAAAAACCAAGTAAAGAGGTACCTAGATGTATCAACTAGATGTTAAAAGCGCTTTCTTGAATGGTGAGCTCAAGGAGGTGGTACATGTCACTCAACCAAAGGGGTTCATAAAGAAAGGAGAAGAAACAAAGGTCTACAGGCTGAGTCGTGCACTGTATGTATTAAAACAAGTGCCTCGAGCTTGGTTTAATCGAATTGAAGGTTATTTTTTGCGGGAAGGTTTCAAGAAAAGCAGCTATGATCATACtctatttgtgaagaaggaaCAGGATAAAATCATCTTTGTTAGCTTATATGTTGATGATTTAATATATGTTGGAAATGATCATGTCTTGTGTGAAGCATTCAAAAAATCTATGCAACAAGAATTTGAGATGACAGATCTGGGGCAGATGAAGTACTTTCTTGGAGTAGAAGTGAATCAGAATTCAGAAGGTATTACTTTGTGTCAATCGTAATATGAAAAGGAAGTCTTAAAAAGATTCAAGATGAGCGAAGCAAATAGTGTGAAGAATCCAATTATCCCAGGTACCAAAATTATGAAACTAGCAGCAGGGAAAGGTGTTGAGAGCACCAAATATATGAGTCTTATAAGCAGTCTCATGTATTTAACTGTGACACGTCCAGATTTGATGTATGTAGTCAGCTTGCTAGCAAGATTTATGGAAAAGCCCAAGGAGGAACACATGGCAGTGGCAAAACAAGTCTTGAGGTATATAAAGGGTACTATGAATTATGGGCTACACTATGGGAAGGATCAAAGTCAGAAATTAAAAGTTTTTACTGACATCAATTATGCACGTGATCTAGAGAACCGAAAAAGCACCTCTGGATATGTATGTTTATTCAGTGGAGCTGCAATATGTTGGAGTTCTAGAAAACAAGAAGTTGTCACTTTATCATCaacagaagcagaatatgttgcAGCTACAACATGCACATGTCATTGTGTATGGTTGAAAGGTATCCTTGAAGAAGTTGAAGAAAACACAGGTACTGTGGAGGTTATGTGTGACAACTGTTCAACTATAAAGCTATCAAAGAATCCAATAATGCATAGGAGAACAAAGTATATAGATGTTCGTTTTCACTATATCAGGGAATTAGTGAACAAAGACATTATACGACTAAATTTTTGTGGCACCAAGGAGCAGCTAGCAGACATGATGACCAAGCCATTGAGTTTAGCTGCGTTTGAATTCATCAGAGAAGAAATTGGAGTGAAAGATCTTAAACAAGAAGCTCAACGCTTACCTGTTTAAGGGAAGGAATTTATTGGGCTATTCTCAATGTTTTTGGTTTAGCCCACGTTTTTAGGTTGTGTTTTTTAAATAAGGCCCAAAGTCAAGAGTCAGTATGATTTAGGAATTCAAAATACCAGGTCGTTCCCTTTATCCTTGTGATGAACAAGAATTAGGGATATCTTTTAATTTGTTATCTTTTGAGTCTTTTTCGTTCTTCTGTTTTGTAATGGCTATAAAAGCCCTTTTGCTCTTGAATAAAAGTATCACAGATTGTGAGTCAAATCAATTATTATCACTTGTTTTCTACAAGATGTACTTTGCAATGATGTTATTGGGGAAAGAATGAAATTGTATATTCCATTGGAATCAATAACGGCTATTGGAATGGAATGAACCGTTTTTGAATCATATTACTTATAACGGGTGAAAGACATATTGTATCATTTTTGGAATGAACCGTTTTTATAGTTTTATCCCACAAGGAAACTGACTCTCCATTACGGATCTGATTAGCTACAAAAAGTTGTGTTGCCTTGAATTTCTTTTTGCTTTTGACTTTTTAAAGTTTTGTTCATTATCAATTGGGAACAAATTAAATCAATTATGTTTgtcatttttttttgcaaattcaTACTCATGTTTATGGGAAGAGTTTATGTATAGTAAAAtttgttatttaatatatataatatatatactaCACCAGTTTGGTTAGTATTTATGTCCGTATTTCAGGTTTTTCTATATATATACAAGGAAAGAGATGATAAACGTCAGTTGTGAGAATCTATTCAACCGTTAGAAGGGTTGCTAATTTTTGCATTTAGTGTTCTTTTACCATATTTGTAAGTGGAAATAAGTTGCAATTTTGTTCATTTAACCCTTTTTGATTtagatgcaagaaataacaacatattttcattgatttctgtaacgcccgtagatccggactaatcaatttagagataatagatgtcaaaaacgactttttgacaaaagattatttagaataaataatcttatccaagttgtagaatatgtctcaatggtttcatacatataaagagcgccgaaatccgagttataacgaagaagttatgaactgtcgaagtttcgcgacggaaccggcacgacaccgaggagacgtaaatagtgaatttatgataaagcgacttttagccttggtgatctaaagaaagtcatagaatatgttagaagtgcacgacccgaaactcgaattttagttcgagcagtttttggcttacgcgacctaaatcagagttgaagatctcattaataggaagtcaacggtaaaaagatagacgaaaacggagtctttatgaaggagttacaattttttcgcggtcatttaacagtctaatcttatcgtactattaaatttaagatcggtcaagaattagctgacggagtcaaaatgaaagttgtagatcttatttttatctacacgtggatataaagaacgtcaaaaacggagcttgtatgtgaaagctacagattttagaagtcggaagtgtgctgtgcgaaaatgagTGACGTGGcataatcttggccattgctttctccccaagtcttgccaccagatggtgacatgtggcaccaagttcagccatatttcaccctataaatagaacctctctcaccctcattttcttcacacctttcccattctttcttctctttactctctctctagaacctctctctagccccgaaaccccccgaaaagcctagggaacctccctagcacgaggcggaagccccagagtgctcgacggctccgagaagaagagcttttcggcttggtaacgctgctccaagcaaagcccggttttctataaaacccgttgtaagtgagctacccTACACtattttaatatagattttatttaattatagtaacgttattaggaacttataataagtacttgggctattattatgggttatataagtattgtttaacgcttatataatagtaataatagctagactattaattagtcttggcgaataatagactaaactctagtggtaataatagtaggtttcatagaaggaaattatttttaagaagcgaagcgctgtctgagttcggaatcaccgccttttcaagtgagtgcatggtctctttcatcttacacatagatatgaagtattttatataaactacatgctatgtgtgcatattatctgtatacttgttgtctatgttggattaacgattttatacatgttttaaaagatttaaacggtatatttattttatatctacaaatatgttgcagatgaaacatgggtagatgaaatagttggtgtgtgatgaaataaaatgatgagagataggtgatgataattaggtaaatagatgatgaggaataggtgatgtaggatgaaaggagatacaATAACCTTAACTGGAAATGTGGCAATgtagtcatctaacagagtatagatggcgaccacggactattctagacaacccctGAAACACCAGTAGGTCCATAacttgtaggtgatgaattacaagttcatgtgatgttgtaactacatattcatacGATGATACTCTAGCCCCTTACTTTGAATTACGAGTTcaagcgatgttgtaactacgtattcatgcgatgatgctctaacccttgttgggcacgtattgagggagtaatccctaaATCAATATTGTGTAtgtgatgtaggcgatgatccttagggagagtccttaggaacaaacatataaggaaatgcgatgtaaggagatgagaagtaaatatgatgtaggagacgatccttaggataaatccttagggaaggtacttaggaataaagaagataatggggatgggtatttgggttaattgtttgatgattaaacataataataatattattgttggttgaaaaccctatgtactcaccagcttTCCCAACCTGACGcactcagtttacttgtatcacaggCGACGAGGTGAAGTTACATTAcaatgagagattaaggagatatagatcactagtgtaaatgaatgtaagttctgtttatgcttatgtttccgtATTGACAAttacatcccaaatgttttaaaatgaataaaaatacatttctttcgaaattctttgataatgaaattatcatgtttttctgggcacaaattccgcaacgtttttattaaaagagatactctgatttttataaagcataaacaaaatcggtctgttctgaccgtgaaaatggggatgtcacaatttcaGTTAGCAAACAAAGATTTTAGTGAACAGATGTTTTTAGAGTGCCATCAAAGGTAAGGAGAAAGATATAGACTTTTGTCTGTTGAAATACTTTCTCTTGTGCCCTTGAAGGGAAAACATATGTTCAACTTGTATGAAAGTGAACCGAAATGTTATTTGCTTAACAAGATTTTGTCTTTGATACCTTCATGTGTATTATGAGGTATGGTCATACCTTTATATAATGTTATAACCTATTTTATAGGTGAAGAAGATGTAACCGAGTTGATTAAATTGCCATGTGTGCCGCGTATGGATCCTATAAAGGTCTTATGCAAAAGTaacattttttaaatatatattaatattttattatatttttgaatTATAAAACTTTAAATATGTCACTCAAGCTATCTAAATTTATATTTTCAATATTTGATAGTCTATGTTATTTTTTTCACATGAGGTGTTAATGTTCAAAAATGTTCGAgaaatgaaaagaaaagaaaatgaagGAAAATTGTTCACATGAGGTGTTAATGTTCAAAAATGTTCgagaaatgaaaagaaaaacaaatGAAGGAAAATTATGAAAAGTTAAGACTCAATTGAAAAGCCTCATTTACATGATTTATTAACTATATTAAACCATTCTTTATGTGTTGGTTCGACTCAAGAAAACAATATACCATCACAACCAAACACAAAACGACTTAAATACCAAACAAAGGTGCCAGCTCACCGGACCCGACCAAAAAGGGTACTACTCCCCATAACAAAGCAAAAGCATGGAAGTAGCACTAACACTACACATAAACTACATAATTAAAGATAGACTCTAAAAACAAATAAGAATTGGATTAATCTCAATTCTCAAAGATCATTGGGAGTTTATCAATCTGCTCGCTGAATTTCTGGAATCATGGTTCCAGAAATTTCTTAATGGGCTACCTGTTCAGGCAGAACAGTGGGATGTGTCGTACTAGGCCTCCTTAAAGCTTTAAGCTCAAGTTCAACAGTCCTTATGGTTGGCCTGTTAACACCACATATGTACATGCACTTGTTCGCTAGTTGTGCTGCATGCGGTGTTTAAATGTTGAAGGTCAATACCCCCTTCATTTAATAATCTTGGTTCCACCATTTGCACTTGACAAAATACTTTGACAAGTACTTCTCCTGGTAGACTCTCTCTACAagaagtttttattattttttttatttttatcggtGATGAGCTCTGCAAGGACCACCCCAAAGCTGTACACATGGCTCTTTTCATTTGTATTATTTGTGTGTTGGCACTCAGGATCCAAGTACCCAAGTGTGTCCTGAACAACAGTGTTGACGTTTTCTTCTTTTATAGAAAACAACTTGGAAATACCAAAATCGGACAATTTTGCATTGAAGTCATCATCTAATAATATATTTGCGGACTTGACATCTCTATTTATGATGGGGGTGGTGGCATGAGAATGAAGGTAAGCAAGTGTAGATGCAGCTTCTACAGCAACCCTCAATCGATTCTCCCATGATAACCAACTCGTTCCACCCTCTTCATTATGAATGTGATGGAAAAGTGTGTTATTGGGAATGAACTCATACACTAATACCGGTACCTCCTCTTCTAAACAATAGCCCAACAGTTTCACGACATTTCCATTGATGATTTTCATTATTACTAATACCTCATTGATAAATTGTTCATTTTTAGTCTTACCCACTGAAACATACTTCTTTATTGCAACAACGCGTTTATCCGACAGTACTCCTTTATAAACAACCTCAAAACCTCCTCGACCAACAGTTCGCTCATTTGAATAGTTATCGATTGCTTTTGGAAGCTGTTTGGTGATATATACAGTCACGGTGTAATCAACCTCTTGTGAATTCAGTTTTTTCTCAAAAAACTTCTCTTGTTCCTTCATAAGTTTCCTCTTCTTGATGCTAAAGAATATCCCAATGATCCCAGCTAATGTTAAAATAATCCTAACCAAAGCTACATGGAAAAATATAAGGAAAATGATCAGTTAACCAGATGAATACTAAACATAGGAACGCTTGTAATAATGCCATATTTCCAACAATTACGTATACCGCGGAATTATTACAACTTATCTTGCAAATATTGGTTGTTAATCCATGAAATATATGTTTTTTCTTGTAAATGATACTTCataaaagtaaaaaagaaaaaacaattcattttacgaaataaaaaaaatcttgaaACAAGTAttttttggattgaaaacaaaatTATGTATAATAAATTTGTAGTTAAGATGTTTGCCTTTTTGAGGAGAAACACACATTACCTTTTACACATTTAAATGTAAATGAATATCATAAATTTATACACATAAAAATAATGAAGAATGGGTTGAAGCCCATATTTTTACATGGAAAAAGTAGTCTTGGATAGAGTATAACATAGAACCTATATAAAGCTTAGTCTTGGATAGAGTAGAACATATAACCTATATAATTTACAACCTAACTCAaatcaaatatttataaaaaattagTTTCTATACACATTAGCAACCAATGAATTTGTCCAATTAAACCCAATTCTTTTATATACATTAGCAAGCCAATGAATTCttactttttttatttaaaaataaaatgttatataGTGATCTTTGGTGAGCTACTTATAGACTAATTAAATTGGACAACATTACCAACCAATTTTTCTGAACCTAATTTTCTAAGCATTTGAAAGAAAATGTAAGGCcaatttctcaaaatttttatatattttgggAAACATGTACACTGGAAaaacaaaattcatgaaaaaatgTTAATTGTATGAAAAAAAGGGTTTACTCATTTATTTTTCCATGTCTTATTTAGACCATCTTTAACACTAGAGGAAAAATAATAACGCTAATAGTGATTTATCTCTATCTTCACTTTAATTTCACTAATTTTTTAAACCCAAAAATATATCCTAACTATATTCTTTTTCTTCAGATTTTTATATATTCAATAATACTTTTCAATTCAAAAGACTTTTAGAGTTTGTCTAAAATCATTTTGTTTTAATAACCTTAAAATTTTTACcaataaataaatataacaaaacaaataatataaattaattttgatATTAATATAACaagtattttattaaataaataatttcattcataagccatcaaaataaatattcaaactCATTTGTAAaaaattatacatatatttacAGAAATATGACACATACGTTTAGAAAAATTTAACAAGGAAATATTAAGAagtgtttaaatttaaaatatatttgaaaCAATTTTCATATTAAAgttataataataaatttaaacaaatactaaataaataaacTCAAATTTTAAGTATGTTAAATAAACTAGATATAAATAAAGTTAAACTTGAACAAACAAATATGACAAGTAAAAGTTAACCTTAATTTATAGAGTTGATAAATTATGTTCTTTCAAGTTTAGTAATCTTAGCCTTATAATAATCTTATATTCGATGTAAAAAATAAAGTGGAGTtgaagaattatatatatatatatatatatatatatatatatatatatatatatatatatatatatatatatatatatatatatataacacattgaataattttataaataaaatggaACTGAGAATGCTTTTAATTGAAAAAAACAATTGTAAATCATTAGTAAGGTACAAGCAatgatattttgaaaataaaactAGACTAAtaaagttcaaatgttttcaatCTATATGGGTCAAACCTCCAGCTTAAAAACCAATGGTTTATAATTAGATTAAAACAAGTCTGTTCACTCAAAAACATAATCAAACCGGCCAGGTTGAATGTTGTACACCAAACTTtataaaacaaaatatttataaataaataaaaccttATTAGGAATTGGGTCTTTAATGCAAGTGACAGCCTAAGTTTATAATTAATGGACCAAAGCCTAAATGTAACCTAAGAAGGTCTTCCCCCATCCTGCTTTTAATAAGCATAACTCTACTCCCAACACTTTTGATGTGGGATGGGCCACAAAATTAAGTTATACTCTACTTTTCTCCTTATGTGTTTTATtaataagttttttatttttttatttttatatctaTCATCTTTGTagaaaaataagttttaaaagttaactTTGGACTGATACAATGAGAGCATCTATCTACTCGGGTTTTTGGGACCAGTAGTTTGTGTCAAATATAATTTTTATGGGAACTGATTTGGTTCTAAATACGAAACTGACCTTGGCAGCCATTATGAAGATAAGGATTGCCCTGGTAACCTTTGTTGCAGCTGCAACGATATCCATCAAGATCTTCATCATCCATGCAGAATCTATTTGCCTTGCATTCTGTAGCCTGTGAGCAATTCCGCTTGCCTCCTCCAATTACCCAATCCACCAGGATGTGGACATTTGAATCTAAAGAAAGCTTTAAACTTTGAAGCACCAGACAAATCACGTGACGTGCACCACCAAAGCCTAAATGGTTTTCCTCAGCAAGAAATGCAAAACCGCAAGGATTGAACAACCGTACATTCATATGGTTATCAAAGGAGCCAATATTTGCATTGAAACCCTTGAGACCCTTTCGTATTGATGTCTGACAACACCCAATTCCAGAGCATTTAGCATTGTTAGGCACATTATATACTTACGTTAGTACATATGCCCATACAGCCACTAGCGTAGTTGGGTCCATGTGGTCCTCTGATCCAAGCATAGTTATTGCATCCAACGTAAACCTGTTTTCAGACGAAAAAGTGAAAGGGCCCACCTCATCGACTGCCATACCTGAATTACCACTAGTATCATTCACACATTTGTTCTAGCAAGAGCGATTAACAGAATTGAAAATGCTGATCTTGGAATCCGAGATACTGTATATGCTGATGTTCCGAGATAAAAAGCTTTGGGGCTTTAAAAGTGATGTTGCAGGTAAGCTCAAATGACTCGTCTAAGGAACACACTTTGCTTATTCCAAATGGGAAGGGAACTGTTACGTTCACGCATTTTGTTTGGCAGTGTGGTTTTGCAATGGCTGTAACGGAGGCACCTACAAAATTGCTTTCAGACGACAACGCGAGGATGAAAACTAGAAGGATGTTTCTTTTTTCTTGTATTTCTTTGATCAGATatgttttgtgtgtgatttggttgaTGTGCTAAGAGCAACCACATCGGTGGTGGTGCTTGTAAATGCCACATGtacatttttttgtaaaacacaTAGATTAGATATTATTATCAATTTGTTTTTAATATCTAGACATGATTATTtgattaaaatattaatatattagtttgCAAGACAAAGACATAGTCCCATGTGACCTGGCCTTGCAATTGGTTTGCAAGCCATCGGCTGTAGATGGTCTAAAGCatcttatatattcatatttaGAGTAGACATAAAAGCAAAAACGGTCCCCTTTTGTTATTTAAAAATATGTATCTTACTTAAATTATGGATTAAAAATAGGTACTAAAATAATTTGATACACAGATTTGCATATAAACTAAACACACAATTTTTCTTTAAATGTAATTATTTATCGAAATATTATCAATTTCACAATTCCTATTTATACTTTCCAAgatacatattagggtttattaaccatgtatttatatttatttatatgatgATACTTCattatttgatatatttttcaaaatgaccccccccccccccccccccccctcaataTAATAAAAGGGTGTCTTTAGGGCATGTTAGACAAAATTAGCTATAGCCGGTAGCGGTTTGCTAAACACCACGTGAAGTAGCTTTTTGATTTGAatcgttttgtttaaactagacaTTGGAAGCTTGTAGTGCCAAACAAGACTTTCTGTTCAAAAcagagcgttttgtcaaacgccAAAAGCTCCTAAACGCTTATGCCAAACATGCCCATTAAGTTTATCACATTAAATAAGATTGTGATAGTTTCAATATTTAATTTTTGTATGTAAATTTCCATATGataattttgttttctataaaataTGGCCACCGAATTTCTAGTGGACAGCGTGTCTCATATTGAATCAAACGAGGTGAAAAATAATGATTATAACGGTAATATCGAATTACCTTGTTCAACGGATTGACATTTATCGAATTACCGTAATTACCTTTGACCTTACTTAGTGGATTTGACAACATGTATATATCCGGTCAATAGGGGCACAATAGGAAGTttcaattcaggaagcagttTTTAAGAGAGAAAATAAGGGCATTTTTGGTAATTGACAATGAAAAAGGAGCAGGAAAAAAGATTGGGGAAAATCCATGTGTATGCATTGTGATACAACAAAGTCATATATGCATTGTGACACAACAAAATTTTGATTGGAACTTTGTCTTTTTTTAAGAAACTATGACTTGCAAGGAATAACAAGATACTTTTGATTTTCTGTTATTTATATTCTTATTAAAGGAATAACACAAAGTACGATGTTGTTCCATTGtgtttgtatatgtatgtatatgattGTGTGCAAAGGCCTGTTATTTCTTGATTAAAATGATAGTAATGTACTTTCTTTTTCATTGCGATTTTATatattaacatatatttaattaattttttattttattttttatgtttttgaaactagTGGATATAACTATTTTTCATGCCTTAGGGCCATTTTTTACACATTTTATTAGCAAAAGGACCATTTGTGTATAAAAATCTTGCATCAGGGACCATTTCTATAACATTTTATTACATGATCCTTTTT includes these proteins:
- the LOC111882940 gene encoding wall-associated receptor kinase 1, encoding MNVRLFNPCGFAFLAEENHLGFGGARHVICLVLQSLKLSLDSNVHILVDWVIGGGKRNCSQATECKANRFCMDDEDLDGYRCSCNKGYQGNPYLHNGCQALVRIILTLAGIIGIFFSIKKRKLMKEQEKFFEKKLNSQEVDYTVTVYITKQLPKAIDNYSNERTVGRGGFEVVYKGVLSDKRVVAIKKYVSVGKTKNEQFINEVLVIMKIINGNVVKLLGYCLEEEVPVLVYEFIPNNTLFHHIHNEEGGTSWLSWENRLRVAVEAASTLAYLHSHATTPIINRDVKSANILLDDDFNAKLSDFGISKLFSIKEENVNTVVQDTLGYLDPECQHTNNTNEKSHVYSFGVVLAELITDKNKKNNKNFL
- the LOC122197894 gene encoding secreted RxLR effector protein 161-like; amino-acid sequence: MSEANSVKNPIIPGTKIMKLAAGKGVESTKYMSLISSLMYLTVTRPDLMYVVSLLARFMEKPKEEHMAVAKQVLRYIKGTMNYGLHYGKDQSQKLKVFTDINYARDLENRKSTSGYVCLFSGAAICWSSRKQEVVTLSSTEAEYVAATTCTCHCVWLKGILEEVEENTGTVEVMCDNCSTIKLSKNPIMHRRTKYIDVRFHYIRELVNKDIIRLNFCGTKEQLADMMTKPLSLAAFEFIREEIGVKDLKQEAQRLPV